Proteins from a single region of Thermodesulfobacteriota bacterium:
- a CDS encoding HEAT repeat domain-containing protein, with product MKVVSALVLATGLLLSACGVPSTPSVGDLQGRAAGGDAGAARELVGLLGREAPAEIRAEAYRALLEVGASHADRLREACRDPDPVRREHALALAANLRLEGAFAEAVRALEDAAFPRRYVAAWALGELGDTAAVGPLVRALTRESGEVAKAVARALVRLGPEAVGPVLPVVPSLGSEGRGYAVRALGELRDPRALPVLLALLADPADPSGRADAAWALGQLGDPRGGEALVPVLGDPDWRARLEASRAVGLLEAREAEGSLEQLRRADPHPAVREWAARTLAIWRGMPQTYPDARGEWVLPDELYR from the coding sequence GTGAAGGTAGTGTCGGCTCTGGTCCTGGCGACGGGGCTGCTCCTGTCGGCGTGCGGGGTGCCGTCGACGCCTTCGGTGGGCGATCTCCAGGGGAGGGCGGCGGGGGGCGACGCAGGGGCGGCGCGGGAGCTGGTGGGGCTCCTGGGGCGGGAAGCCCCGGCGGAAATCCGGGCCGAGGCGTACCGCGCGCTCTTGGAAGTCGGCGCCTCCCATGCCGACCGCCTACGAGAGGCCTGCCGCGATCCCGACCCCGTCCGAAGAGAGCACGCTCTGGCGCTGGCTGCCAACCTGCGCCTCGAGGGCGCCTTCGCCGAGGCGGTGCGCGCGCTGGAGGACGCCGCGTTTCCCCGCCGCTACGTGGCCGCGTGGGCCCTGGGGGAGCTCGGGGACACCGCGGCGGTGGGGCCGCTGGTGCGGGCCTTGACGCGGGAGTCGGGTGAGGTTGCCAAGGCCGTCGCCCGGGCGCTGGTGCGCCTCGGGCCCGAGGCCGTGGGGCCGGTCCTCCCGGTGGTGCCCTCCCTGGGTTCGGAAGGGCGGGGCTATGCAGTGCGGGCCCTGGGCGAGCTTCGCGACCCCCGGGCGCTGCCCGTGCTCCTCGCCCTGCTTGCCGATCCTGCCGACCCTTCGGGACGGGCCGACGCCGCCTGGGCCCTGGGGCAGCTCGGCGACCCCCGCGGGGGGGAGGCCCTGGTGCCGGTCCTGGGCGACCCGGACTGGCGGGCGCGCCTGGAGGCGAGTCGTGCCGTGGGGCTTCTGGAGGCCCGGGAGGCAGAGGGATCTCTGGAGCAGTTGCGCCGCGCGGACCCGCATCCCGCGGTTCGGGAGTGGGCGGCGCGCACTCTGGCGATCTGGCGGGGAATGCCCCAGACCTACCCCGACGCTCGGGGGGAGTGGGTCCTGCCCGACGAGCTGTACCGATGA
- a CDS encoding carboxypeptidase-like regulatory domain-containing protein, whose protein sequence is MQRVLTFGLLLLVAACGSPSGREGELTAVAGSVYRPAEGAVVDLYRPGDDLRGPPFTQLGPLAADGSFSIDLPPGEYVLVARHRQSGDETGPVRDGDLKADPMRVRVEAGKPLQVSLLAYVKQGNPKESLGEDAPWKTGISGRILDPEGKPLAGLRVHVYDHVQMSERPKFVSAKTGPDGRYALALPEGGTYYVCARDKYGGPPKVGDLYGRYDRGTVDPSAVIVPEGAMVAGVDITVHTVW, encoded by the coding sequence ATGCAGCGTGTGCTCACCTTCGGTCTGTTACTCCTCGTCGCGGCCTGCGGGTCTCCTTCCGGGAGGGAGGGGGAGCTCACGGCCGTAGCGGGGTCGGTCTACCGCCCCGCAGAGGGGGCGGTGGTCGACCTCTACCGGCCGGGCGATGATCTGCGCGGGCCGCCCTTTACCCAGCTCGGTCCCCTGGCGGCCGACGGGAGCTTCTCCATCGACTTGCCCCCGGGGGAGTACGTGCTGGTGGCCCGCCACCGGCAGAGCGGGGACGAGACCGGCCCGGTTCGGGACGGCGACCTCAAGGCGGACCCGATGAGGGTGCGGGTGGAAGCGGGGAAACCGCTCCAGGTGAGCCTGCTGGCCTACGTGAAACAGGGCAATCCCAAGGAGTCCCTGGGAGAGGATGCCCCGTGGAAGACCGGGATCTCGGGCCGCATCCTGGACCCGGAGGGCAAGCCCCTGGCCGGCCTGAGGGTCCACGTGTACGATCACGTGCAGATGTCGGAGCGGCCCAAGTTCGTCTCTGCCAAGACCGGCCCCGACGGCCGCTACGCCCTGGCCCTGCCCGAGGGGGGAACCTACTACGTCTGTGCTCGGGACAAGTACGGAGGCCCACCCAAGGTGGGCGACCTGTACGGCCGCTACGACCGGGGCACCGTGGATCCGTCGGCCGTCATCGTTCCGGAAGGGGCGATGGTGGCAGGGGTGGATATCACGGTGCACACGGTGTGGTGA
- a CDS encoding ethylbenzene dehydrogenase-related protein: protein MYSLPLAQEPTEADWSAAVPLRMQAVGGRTSRRGLGDVDGDAVHKATASCHHGTQVSPVPVEVRAYHTGEKLFLRFVWADPTPDLGPSWEWDGAGWRAGGFAQDGLGVLWGESPGAFSCARTCHLEDWRMAGPRAIADYRMAAPAGEPPLDFWIWRPGRGTPEGLAEDGRLGPAGWEGDGPGELFGPNSVRAASGKPDAFGPGDRPWEAPPPEPGARAPGHRLVNPALGRLEVESTAHRRRGAWVLTLSRGFTGSDPGDVGFAPGTEVVFGLAVLDGVEKDHVAVPVPIRLVLVDPPALVGRRQGE from the coding sequence GTGTACTCCCTGCCACTCGCGCAGGAGCCGACCGAAGCGGACTGGTCGGCGGCCGTGCCGCTTCGGATGCAGGCTGTGGGCGGGCGCACGAGCCGCCGCGGTTTGGGGGACGTGGACGGGGACGCTGTGCACAAGGCCACCGCCTCGTGCCACCACGGTACCCAGGTCTCGCCGGTGCCCGTGGAGGTTCGCGCGTATCATACCGGAGAGAAGCTCTTCCTTCGCTTCGTGTGGGCGGATCCCACCCCCGACCTCGGACCCTCCTGGGAGTGGGACGGGGCCGGGTGGCGGGCAGGAGGCTTCGCCCAGGACGGTCTCGGCGTGCTCTGGGGCGAGAGCCCCGGGGCGTTTTCCTGCGCCCGGACCTGCCACCTGGAGGACTGGCGGATGGCGGGGCCTCGCGCCATCGCCGACTACCGCATGGCGGCCCCGGCGGGGGAGCCGCCCCTGGACTTCTGGATCTGGCGGCCAGGCCGGGGGACGCCCGAGGGCCTCGCGGAGGACGGCCGCCTGGGACCGGCGGGGTGGGAAGGGGACGGTCCCGGGGAGCTCTTCGGCCCCAACTCGGTGCGGGCGGCCTCGGGGAAGCCCGACGCCTTCGGGCCGGGGGATCGGCCTTGGGAGGCGCCGCCTCCCGAGCCGGGGGCCCGGGCGCCGGGGCACCGTCTGGTGAACCCCGCCCTCGGGCGCCTGGAGGTGGAGTCTACGGCCCACCGGCGCCGAGGGGCCTGGGTGCTCACCCTCTCCCGCGGGTTCACCGGCTCCGACCCCGGAGACGTGGGCTTCGCGCCCGGCACGGAGGTGGTTTTCGGTCTTGCCGTTCTGGACGGCGTGGAGAAGGATCACGTGGCGGTTCCGGTGCCCATCCGGCTCGTGCTCGTCGACCCGCCGGCCCTCGTGGGGCGGCGGCAGGGAGAGTGA
- the cmk gene encoding (d)CMP kinase produces MAPVAPRLPVVAIDGPSGAGKSTVARLLAERLGWNHVDTGAMYRSIGLKADRVGVALDDDEGLERLCRDTTLDVRRGADGEARVLLDGEDVTEAIREHRVSGLASRVSARRPVREAMVRYQRQLGESAPAVLEGRDIGTVVFPDALLKVFLTAADEERARRRTAELASRGQEARYEDVLADIRARDCQDSSREHAPLRPADDARVVDTTGLPVARVVEELAELVRGALGGVPGAAS; encoded by the coding sequence GTGGCGCCGGTCGCCCCTCGGCTGCCCGTGGTGGCCATCGACGGCCCCTCCGGTGCCGGAAAGAGCACCGTGGCCCGGCTCCTGGCCGAGCGCCTGGGATGGAACCACGTGGACACGGGGGCCATGTACCGGAGCATCGGCCTCAAGGCCGACCGCGTCGGGGTGGCGTTGGACGACGACGAGGGGTTGGAGCGCCTGTGCCGGGACACCACCCTCGACGTTCGCCGCGGGGCCGACGGCGAGGCCCGGGTGCTCCTGGACGGGGAGGACGTGACCGAGGCCATCCGCGAGCACCGGGTGAGCGGCCTGGCCTCGAGGGTCTCGGCCCGGCGCCCCGTGCGCGAGGCGATGGTCCGTTACCAGCGGCAGCTCGGAGAGTCGGCTCCGGCGGTGTTGGAGGGCCGCGACATCGGTACCGTGGTGTTCCCGGATGCCCTGCTCAAGGTCTTTCTCACCGCGGCGGACGAGGAGCGGGCGCGCCGCCGCACGGCCGAGCTGGCCAGCCGGGGGCAGGAGGCGCGCTACGAGGACGTGCTGGCCGACATCCGTGCCCGGGACTGCCAGGATTCCTCCCGGGAACACGCCCCCTTGCGGCCTGCCGACGACGCCCGCGTCGTCGACACCACGGGGCTCCCCGTCGCCCGCGTGGTGGAGGAGCTGGCGGAGTTGGTGCGGGGGGCCCTGGGGGGGGTTCCCGGTGCCGCTTCGTAA
- a CDS encoding DUF4388 domain-containing protein codes for MELRGNLKDFSLPDIIQLVGFGRKTGVLRVVCAGGGAALFFEEGNVIHAEFPGAEGEKAVFSLFRVPHGEFRFQTNVPSPARTIAMDPTNLVMEAARLLDESRREEAEGEPEWKQGIAPEGADWFGFEEPPPRNPQDVKNEIRELLKERFGRGAKRLLQAVDQCGDTPEDLLELADRVEKYVHVFIDTGASGPIGREIRELLSGPSSG; via the coding sequence GTGGAGCTCCGGGGCAACCTGAAGGACTTCAGCCTGCCGGACATCATCCAGTTGGTCGGCTTCGGCCGGAAGACCGGGGTGTTGCGGGTGGTGTGCGCCGGCGGCGGGGCCGCCCTCTTCTTCGAGGAGGGCAACGTCATCCACGCCGAGTTCCCCGGGGCCGAGGGAGAGAAAGCGGTCTTTTCCCTGTTTCGGGTTCCCCACGGGGAATTCCGGTTCCAGACCAACGTGCCTTCCCCGGCGCGCACCATTGCCATGGACCCGACCAACCTGGTGATGGAGGCGGCCCGGCTCCTGGACGAGTCCCGGCGGGAGGAAGCAGAGGGCGAACCCGAGTGGAAGCAGGGCATCGCACCCGAGGGCGCGGACTGGTTCGGTTTCGAGGAGCCCCCTCCCCGGAACCCGCAAGACGTCAAGAACGAGATCCGGGAACTGCTCAAGGAGCGCTTTGGCCGCGGAGCGAAGCGCCTGCTTCAGGCGGTAGACCAATGCGGAGACACCCCCGAGGACCTTCTCGAACTGGCCGACCGGGTGGAGAAGTATGTGCACGTCTTCATCGACACCGGCGCCTCCGGCCCGATCGGCCGGGAGATCCGAGAACTCCTCTCCGGCCCCTCTTCCGGCTGA
- a CDS encoding ethylbenzene dehydrogenase-related protein, whose amino-acid sequence MELSLTKDEAYQIASDSLNRKVDDIRKGVLAANPELVSFDLVRSGDDVTVLVGVRRGPDRFDLRLLGNKHDYYRLSMGVRLDETLTGLAAADPNTEAAGIVLQGDNLRVRLRYTGPLSTAPAPAPVPDPPPAPAAAPAPAAPPSERTRRTATPPRPDPPPPGAESEVAVPGAQTRGSSLPSPGTVVVRESSSASPSGVPPGTGPRAEEEEAALREARAQDSLQAWTRFLERYPESAQAAEARERAASLREEAAYRTALQRNDAEGYQAFLEHFPASPRLQEVQARLRAVEEERRRAAAENQARHAADKRRRDAYSEARRLDTADSYRIFLTVFPDGPEAAEARKQLAAIQVDEKDFEAARGSLEGVEAYLKARPKGRHAPEARRLAEEARARALGAEWESARAAGTTEAFEGFLARWPQAPQAAQARSALEGVRRVQAPPLRPESGRSQGVPVLAAPRVAQPPAVDGRGDDPAWRQAEAIDFPVTDGTAINTLRLRAVHDGARLYLLAQWSDPSQDTLYRPWRWDTAQRTYHQSAELDDALAVAWYRTPPSDPCMLQGDEHDADTWLWRAHWSEISGHADDGRLRVSRGRIPQSNPYATRGGSGQVWVKQEPDEGAPGWFFFIPVEFQGNLVASYRPQEPRGSRSDVRARGSWTAKGDGGGWTVELSRALDTGRGDDVAFAVGQPLFAAFAVYDKSDKGKHLSSGLIHFELRGR is encoded by the coding sequence GTGGAGCTTTCCCTCACCAAGGACGAGGCCTATCAGATCGCATCCGACTCCCTGAACCGGAAGGTCGACGACATCCGCAAGGGCGTGCTGGCGGCCAACCCCGAACTGGTGTCCTTCGACCTGGTGCGCAGCGGCGACGACGTCACGGTTCTCGTCGGAGTGCGCCGGGGCCCGGACCGGTTCGACCTGCGCCTGCTCGGAAACAAGCACGACTACTACCGGCTCTCCATGGGGGTGCGTCTCGATGAGACCCTGACCGGCCTGGCGGCGGCCGATCCGAACACGGAAGCCGCCGGCATCGTGCTCCAAGGCGACAACCTTCGCGTCCGGCTGCGCTACACGGGACCCCTGTCCACGGCGCCTGCACCGGCTCCGGTCCCCGACCCGCCCCCGGCGCCTGCGGCCGCCCCGGCCCCAGCCGCCCCGCCTTCCGAGCGCACCCGGCGCACGGCCACGCCCCCCCGGCCCGACCCGCCCCCCCCCGGTGCCGAGAGCGAGGTGGCCGTTCCGGGGGCGCAGACGCGCGGGTCGTCTCTTCCGAGCCCCGGCACCGTGGTCGTCCGCGAGTCCTCCTCCGCCTCCCCGAGCGGGGTGCCCCCGGGTACCGGCCCCCGGGCCGAGGAAGAGGAGGCCGCCTTGCGCGAGGCACGGGCGCAGGATAGCCTCCAGGCCTGGACCCGCTTCCTCGAGCGCTACCCCGAGTCTGCCCAGGCCGCCGAGGCCCGGGAACGCGCGGCGTCGCTGCGGGAAGAGGCAGCCTACCGGACGGCGCTCCAGCGCAACGATGCCGAGGGCTACCAGGCCTTCCTGGAGCACTTTCCCGCCTCCCCCCGGCTCCAGGAAGTGCAGGCGCGGCTGCGGGCCGTGGAGGAGGAGCGCCGACGCGCCGCTGCGGAGAACCAGGCCCGCCATGCCGCCGACAAGCGCAGGCGCGACGCCTACAGCGAAGCCCGAAGGCTCGACACGGCAGACTCCTACCGCATCTTTCTCACGGTCTTCCCCGACGGCCCCGAGGCCGCGGAGGCGCGCAAGCAACTGGCGGCCATCCAGGTCGACGAGAAGGACTTCGAGGCCGCCCGCGGCTCCCTGGAGGGGGTGGAGGCCTATCTGAAGGCCCGCCCCAAGGGACGCCACGCCCCGGAAGCGCGCCGCCTCGCCGAGGAAGCCAGGGCCCGGGCGTTAGGAGCCGAGTGGGAGAGCGCCCGGGCGGCGGGAACGACCGAGGCCTTCGAGGGGTTCCTGGCCCGGTGGCCCCAGGCCCCCCAGGCCGCGCAGGCCCGGTCCGCCCTGGAGGGCGTGCGCAGGGTGCAGGCCCCGCCGCTTCGCCCCGAGAGCGGCAGATCCCAGGGCGTTCCGGTGCTGGCCGCCCCGCGGGTGGCCCAGCCCCCCGCGGTCGACGGCCGCGGGGACGACCCGGCCTGGCGACAGGCCGAGGCCATCGACTTCCCGGTGACGGACGGAACGGCCATCAACACCCTGCGGCTCCGGGCCGTCCACGACGGCGCGCGCCTGTACCTCCTGGCCCAGTGGAGCGACCCGTCCCAGGACACCCTCTACCGCCCCTGGCGCTGGGACACCGCCCAACGCACCTACCACCAGAGCGCCGAGTTGGACGACGCCCTGGCGGTGGCCTGGTACCGCACCCCGCCCTCCGACCCCTGCATGCTCCAGGGGGACGAGCACGACGCCGATACCTGGCTGTGGCGGGCTCACTGGTCCGAGATCTCCGGCCACGCCGACGACGGCCGCCTGCGGGTGAGCCGCGGCCGGATTCCCCAGTCCAACCCCTACGCCACGCGGGGAGGCAGCGGGCAGGTCTGGGTGAAGCAAGAGCCCGACGAGGGCGCACCTGGGTGGTTCTTCTTCATCCCCGTCGAGTTCCAGGGAAACCTGGTGGCGAGCTACCGCCCCCAGGAGCCCCGGGGGAGCCGCAGCGACGTCCGGGCGCGTGGGAGCTGGACGGCGAAGGGAGACGGGGGGGGCTGGACCGTGGAGCTCTCCAGGGCGCTCGACACCGGCCGCGGCGACGACGTCGCGTTCGCCGTGGGCCAGCCCCTGTTTGCG